One Lachnospiraceae bacterium C1.1 genomic region harbors:
- a CDS encoding family 43 glycosylhydrolase: protein MRNRIVAGLLTLSMILGGSVAAIPAVNVYGASSNTVSLVKSNDGNPVLGFDGEDDILYGGDPSALVDGDTVYIYVGHDASSGDSYVMPDWRCYSTKDLKNFTYEGTILSMTDIKWADTTSAWAGQVMKYNDKYYFYYCAESTASGEGKCIGVAVSDSPTGPFEDIGKPLVLDSQTKASPSWGDIDPTAWVETVDGVEHRYVAWGNTNYNIAELNEDMISIADRNDDGEITAVTASERADGKDGDILEVTIDGMTGTDGFTEAPWLYRRQDSDGNYTGQYYLFYAMNWRERMAYAVTDDLMSKSYTYGGLLMEPTATSNTNHMAVIDFKGKTYFIHHNGSLPWGSGFRRVICIQEMKFNDDGSIDYIEETSTGLNGTASSIKDGSGNPIAHENFTNSLSDSMYPYTDVPVSVDADAEENDSLWQIVSGKANPDNDAYVSIESYNKPGLYLQVDTDKGVTMGQDYQKASSDGFTTDSKRMTFKTLEGFDSSVTDGVTFESVKYPGYYLTVTDGKLSVTSDPEESACTFSVSTGIEGSDEAEVSAITVRKSAKVYKTGSSLKTDDIRVTVKYDDGGIKILRKGFDVDSSSVDMTKAGNYNLKVTYTDGDGKEVSGTVVVKVVGK from the coding sequence ATGAGAAACAGAATAGTTGCCGGACTGCTTACGCTTTCAATGATCCTTGGAGGCTCTGTTGCAGCAATACCGGCAGTAAATGTATATGGTGCTTCAAGCAATACAGTTTCACTTGTAAAAAGTAATGACGGAAATCCGGTTCTTGGATTCGATGGTGAGGATGATATCCTTTACGGAGGAGATCCTTCAGCATTGGTTGATGGTGACACAGTTTATATCTATGTAGGACATGATGCCTCCAGCGGAGACAGTTATGTAATGCCTGACTGGAGATGCTATTCAACAAAAGATTTAAAGAATTTTACCTATGAGGGAACCATCCTCAGCATGACCGATATCAAATGGGCAGATACAACTTCCGCCTGGGCAGGTCAGGTAATGAAATATAATGATAAGTATTATTTCTATTATTGTGCAGAGAGTACTGCAAGCGGTGAAGGAAAATGTATCGGTGTAGCAGTATCTGATTCACCGACAGGTCCTTTTGAAGATATAGGAAAGCCACTGGTACTTGATTCTCAGACTAAAGCAAGCCCTAGCTGGGGAGACATCGATCCGACTGCATGGGTAGAGACAGTAGACGGAGTTGAGCACAGATATGTTGCATGGGGAAATACAAACTACAATATAGCAGAGCTCAATGAAGATATGATCTCCATAGCTGACCGTAATGATGACGGAGAAATAACAGCGGTAACAGCATCTGAAAGAGCAGACGGTAAAGACGGAGATATACTTGAAGTAACTATCGATGGAATGACAGGAACGGATGGCTTTACAGAGGCACCCTGGCTCTATAGAAGACAGGATTCAGACGGAAATTATACAGGTCAGTATTATCTCTTCTATGCTATGAACTGGAGAGAGAGAATGGCTTATGCAGTAACTGATGATCTGATGTCAAAGAGCTATACCTATGGCGGACTTTTGATGGAGCCTACAGCAACATCAAATACAAACCATATGGCAGTTATTGATTTCAAGGGAAAGACCTATTTTATACATCATAACGGATCACTTCCATGGGGCTCAGGCTTCAGAAGAGTTATCTGCATCCAGGAAATGAAGTTCAATGATGACGGAAGCATTGATTACATCGAGGAAACATCTACAGGACTTAACGGAACAGCAAGCTCTATCAAGGATGGCAGCGGCAATCCGATAGCACATGAGAACTTTACAAATTCATTATCTGACAGCATGTATCCTTATACAGATGTGCCTGTATCTGTTGATGCTGATGCAGAGGAAAATGATTCACTCTGGCAGATAGTTTCAGGAAAAGCAAATCCTGATAATGATGCTTATGTTTCTATAGAGTCTTACAACAAACCGGGTCTTTACCTCCAGGTAGACACAGACAAGGGCGTAACAATGGGACAGGATTATCAGAAGGCTTCATCTGACGGATTTACGACAGATTCCAAGCGAATGACATTTAAGACACTGGAAGGCTTTGACAGTTCTGTAACTGATGGCGTTACTTTTGAAAGTGTTAAATATCCCGGATACTATCTCACTGTAACTGATGGTAAGTTAAGCGTAACAAGTGATCCTGAAGAGAGTGCATGCACCTTCTCAGTTTCTACAGGTATAGAAGGGTCTGATGAAGCAGAAGTAAGCGCTATCACAGTCAGAAAGTCTGCTAAAGTCTACAAGACAGGATCAAGCCTTAAGACAGATGATATCAGAGTAACCGTTAAATACGATGACGGTGGTATCAAGATCCTTCGTAAGGGCTTTGATGTTGACAGTTCATCTGTAGATATGACAAAGGCAGGAAATTATAACCTTAAAGTTACTTACACAGATGGTGATGGAAAAGAAGTTAGCGGCACAGTAGTTGTAAAAGTAGTAGGTAAATAA